CTTATGCTCCGCATTACCTGATTATATGTCAATAGCAGCTTTATTGGTTTGAAGCATTCAACAAGCATATGAACAGGAGCAAAAGCAACACTACAACTGAAACCTTTCTATAGGTATTGAATTCATTTGGTGTTGATTTGTCTGTCCTAATCCGCATATAGATCCATAACTGCCTCTCAGAATCCCAAGAGCACTCAATAATCTTTCCTGAATATGAAGACGGATCTGATGCATCTGTAAGTTGCATAAGGTGGAGCATCAGACAGATAATTAGAACTAAATAAATGGCAGAAATACATTTAAGAAAAGATTCCCGAAAATACTTGCAAATAAAACCAACCGTTGAATACAACTCTATTTCCATGCAATAGCTTCTTTCTTCCACGTTCATACAGAAAAAGTTGGTGACCATGACCTCCCAACTGTCCATAACAAACATTAACTATACAGAGCTAATCATGGAGGCAAGCACATATACTGTAGTCCagtgaaacaaattaaattggCTGAATTACCTCGAAAAGAAAGTCAACTGAGTTCATATGAACATATTTCCACTTTAGAAGCCCTTCATGTGTGCGAGGCACATAAGGATCATCCCATCCCTGCCAGAGCAAAACTGTCAGAACAAATGTCTTAAGCAATTTACACGGTTGAGCTAGTGCAGCATGAGACATCATTTGCTTAGACATCGCCATGAAGCTCTGCAAGTGGGGCAGCTAACCTAAATAGAAAGTCTGCTTCATCCTTGTTGAAGGATGTATGGGTTGCCCACATTTGGTACATATAAGAAATGTAGAAGAGTTTACATGTCAAGGGAAAATCCATTAACTCGACTTAAGTGATGCTAATAGTTAGGctcaattaatttgaatagTTCAGACCCAATCACACTCCTCCTTTGTTATATTACGCCCATGGATTTTATCAATCCTCCAATGTCTTCCCATGTAATCTACATTCTATACTATTGCAGCTCTTAGGAGGGCTAGGAGgaggaagaggaggagattgacaAAGACAAAGAGCTAAAACTGATGAGCTTTCTGCAATCCTGCCAAtctaagaaattttaaaaaccaaTTCACTAATCACGCACTCTGTTCTTAACCAGGTATATCTAAATTCACTGGCCCTATTTGCACAATCCCCAAAACTGCTATTTAAGCACCTGGAATATGAGACCATCTGCTTCATGTGGAAGCTTAGGAATGAATTTCTTTAGAAGCTTATCCACAGTAGACAACAACCAGAAGTCCTTCCTCCTCACCTGataaaacattcaaaattaCTGATAAATTTTTCAGAAAATGCATGTTCTGCAAGTAACATAGATGAGAGCTTATCATTTGAAGTTTTTGCAATACATACACTAAATGGTTCCAAGTCATATCTATAATATGGATTCGTGCTCTTGGAAAGAACCTCACGCTCTTGATTTCGAGGTTCAATAACTTCTTTATTGAGCATCCTCCACCTCACATGGAAGGGCATCTGTAAACAATATCTAATTAGAAGATTTGAACTTAGAAGAAACTGTTGAAAATAGAGCgcagtaaaataaatttcctcATTAACCTACAAGCTGTCATTCAAACCAAAAAGAGATTCAGAGAAGGATAAGAAATTAAAGCTTCTCATTAACAGAATATCTCTTCACCCACTCAAAGATCATGAATTAGCAAAATATTCCATGAAGCCCCTTTCTGCAATCAGCAAAAAGCCTATGAACATTCCCAAATGTTTCGAAAGTAAACTTCAGACTAGATAAAATCTCAGAATTATAATTGATCTGTCCCCCATTCAGAAGTATTTCAATCAAGAGCCCTAGAGCTTCTCAAAGAGATACGAGAATCACAAAGCTGTTTCCTAAACTTCCAATGACATCTCAGCAAGCCTATTTTCCAGACAGATGCTTCCAGTATTGATGGTGTAATGGATGTCAGAATTATAATTGTCAACCAACAGCATCTGACAAGCCCGCTGTTGTGGGCAGCAGTCAAAGACTTTCAGGTACAACCAACCATTTAAAACATAGGATACTACACTGATACCACTAACAGAACCATATGATGTAGTGAGAATACTGTGGATttgaaaccaaaaaaaaaagccacAGCCCCAGATAAAAACTTGCACGCATGTACATTATAGATAACTAACCTCCACTAAAGATGTTTCATTAATTGCCATGACATCATAAATGAGATATCTTCTCTCTTGCTTTTGTGTATTAGAATCGGTATCAATAACCATCTCTCCATCAAGCAATGTGTAATTGTGAATCTGATCAGTCATACcctgaaagaaaagaaagaggagtgGTTGGCAAGGAAGAAGTTATCAGCTGTCAAAGTTGATGCATCACAAGATCAGAACCTCGTTATATCAAGCATCAATGCACCTTATCTGTTTGTTTGCATGGAAACCGCATATCAACTCTTCGAAAGTTAAAATTCCTATCAATCAAGTAACATCCATCCCAAGTGATTAGCATCAGATATCGTGTTCCATCGGCCTTCCATGTGGCATAATAATACCGCTGTCTTAAGAGTTGTAAGTTGTCCCTGCATATTACATTGAAAAACTGAAATTTTGCAGTGATACACCAAAATCAGGGAGCACCAAGAAAGACTATATATACTACAAAGTCCGATATAGCAGCACTTCTGATCACTTGGCATAAACATATTGTAATACAaagtaaaaaggaaaaactctTTTAGACAAAACACAGACTTGTCTGTCAAGCCAACGTAATGAAATGCTTCATAAAACAAGAACAGGGATGATCGCCAATGCCATCCTTTTCTTTACATCCCAACACACATAACAACAACAGCAACTTCTTTAAGATAATTATTGTGCCAAAACCAGTCACTAAAAACAGATTCACTCTCGCAagctaaatttttaattcttcatATTACTCGTATCAAACTGCTTTAGGCCAATCTATTAAGAAAGCAAGCTATTGGTTATAATAGGAACCTTCCAGATACATCAGAACCACCAACACAAGGGCATACAAGTATACAATGCAAACCAATGTGCCTGTTGGAGTTACAACTGTAGAATCTAAAGCATCTTACCCATTGAGAGAAACTGGGTGGGACCCTGGAAATTGTAGATTTCCTCTTGCCTGGATTCCAGAAAATATGTTATGCAATAAAGATTAGAAATGCCAACTAtatcaaatatgaaaaagaagcAACAAAATCAACAATGGCTTTGTACCTTGCAAATGACAGGTTCGAGATTTTAAGCAAGTTTTTTCCATTAGTTCTATAACTTCATTCgagtaatttaaatttctttggaCTTAGGCCCCCACTAACATGTGGCATGGTTAAGCATATATGATATATCATTCAACTTAAactattctttattatataaaattaaacatctGCCTATTACCTCTATGGACAGACTACTGCTGCCTCTTATAGAGAAGAGGAATCAGGTCTACTTTTCAGTGACAAAATACAAATCTACATAAGAAAATGAGCAGGAAAAGCATTTGGAATACTTCAATAAGAAATGTATACAAATATCAAGAAGAAGATTGTACATGTCAACctcattaaaaattcatacaAAAAACATGTAAAATAAAGCATCCCATAAATCAACTCCAACAAGAAGAAACTCATACATATGCCAATTCCACACATGAAGACTTCTGCATGATGTGACAAAAGAAGTTGGTAATTAAAAAGATCCTACATTAACCATTAATGTGCCAGAAAGTGATTATATTGAACTATGTGCAACAGAATGCTAAAAGTCTAAAAGATATTGAGTAAGACTAGAAAGAATAACAGTTTGAGAATCCGACATATATAGACTTACATCAGGAGTTCAAGGGGAGAATTTAGATTTCTTACTTCTAAATACCAAGATAATCATAACAACTGCTCACATaataaagaagatgatgaaCTAACAAAGTTGAGTTTTAACTTCACTTttagacaaatatacacataaGAATCCTGTACAAATGAAAGCATGGAAGACAGAAAGCTTCTTAAAGTGCCTACCGGCATTCCAAGTTTAAGCAATTGATAGCACATTTGTCGCAGTTCTCGTAGTTTGTCAAAAGACACTGCATCTCCCAGCAAATCATCATTTGTCATTACATGATTCTCCTAatatatttagaaagaaaaatgtctCTGTAACTGTCAACACCATAAAATTCCTTAAAGCATTACTTGCACATGTGGTATGACAGAAGCAATACAGCCAGGAATCCaatttcaaaaagaattaGCTTCGCTGCAAATAAATCCACCTTTTACTTCTGGAGctcaatgaaaataaaatattttcaagtcatataaaatatagatgGAATAGTATGCAGCAATAGCATTCTGAGTCTTACAAGATAGAAGTAAAGACAAATAGATTACTATTATAAGCAAACTTAACCAGAAAACGAAATGAATAACAGGAATTGGGAACTAAAATATACTTTCAGAAATTACATACATGCAAAGGAGCAGCACTGTTCTTATGTTCTTGCATAGCTTCACCATCAGTGTTGGCATCATCGCATCTTTTCCACTCAGGAGTTTGTGGGCAAACAACTTGGTCAGGCCTCTTTTCatcataaaatgtgtataatGAATCAATATATTCTTCTTTATAGATTCCAGGAGGCCGTGCCTTAGCAAATATATCTATTGCCTGCATAATAGACAGCAGAAAGAGAGTCAAGTCCAACTTCAATTTTGAACCCTAGAATAGAAGAACTGGGAACATGAAAACAACGTTGCCTACCTCAGTGATAGAAATAGATCTTGTACGCTTAAGAAAATGAGCAATCATATAACCTGTGCGGTTATGCCCATGTGTACAATGAACAAGAATATACTTCTCTGCATGTGTTCCTTGGGAGCAAAATTTCGAAACCTAAGAAGATTGCAACAATTCTGAATCAAAACTCTGAAgggataaaagaaagaaggccAGTGCTAAATATGAAAGCAATTGCTTTATCATATCTGACAAACCATGAGAACAGTCTACAGATAACCAGTGCAATTCTCAAGCATGCCAATGAGGTGAAAAGATTATTAATACAATGTAAAGCAGTAGAGGAAAAGGCAtgcataattttttcaatGCGGAGCACACATAACTATGATAAAAGAAGCTACCTCATGGACAAACTTCTCTACAGATTCATCATCAGGTACAGAATCTCTGCCCTTGCATCTAATCTGGCACGAGAAAATTAAGTACTAAGAACTAGTTTCAACCAATTAACAGTACTGAAAGcacaattttaaaatgtatatttgaTTGCAAACCTTAATATGGCTAATTCCTTCTTCTGACCAAGCTGATATGGGGTAGTAACGATTAGTATTTGTTAGATCAATCACCAAACCAAGCTGAAAACAGTAAAACAAAAACACTAAGATGTTTAAGGCTGTCTACTACCAACACATTAActattagagaaaatatttgCAAGAGGAATTACAGGAACCCTGTCTGTAAAGAacaaatttatcatttataaatatataaatatcttgTCTCACatgcatttttttctttttcatgcaATCTTCTTGTTTGCTTTATTAACAGGTTCAGAGACCAGTGGCACACTTGATCTTAACTTAGAATCTGCTATTTCAAgggaaaaagaattattgtgCTAAATAAAAGATCATCAGCATATCAGACAAGATCTAAAAAGCACCAGTTAGGCACTTATGCTACATGCAAATGCAATTAAGAAGTTgctcaatatttgaaaataaattcaattaagtCATCCAACACTTTTATCGGCTTGATAATACTTCCTCTCCATCTTAACCAAAAAATCAGCATCACACTGAATTAAATAGTTGCCCAACAAATTTGTAGTAAAAGTCTACTCACTTCTCTTCCGAGTAGTCTTTGTTCATTTAACACATGTTTCGGTGTGTATCTTTTGC
The Ricinus communis isolate WT05 ecotype wild-type chromosome 1, ASM1957865v1, whole genome shotgun sequence DNA segment above includes these coding regions:
- the LOC8272064 gene encoding mRNA-capping enzyme; the protein is MDLNSSVQPHKYEEKKKGILGRFSGREHVDKADSERRQQWGMKRKFPGEGQMHGHQSFTRDNRGFDFGNRGFYDEHMLPPGWLGCPPYGEAIGCLIPSKVPLGESFNQHIPGKRYTPKHVLNEQRLLGRELGLVIDLTNTNRYYPISAWSEEGISHIKIRCKGRDSVPDDESVEKFVHEVSKFCSQGTHAEKYILVHCTHGHNRTGYMIAHFLKRTRSISITEAIDIFAKARPPGIYKEEYIDSLYTFYDEKRPDQVVCPQTPEWKRCDDANTDGEAMQEHKNSAAPLHENHVMTNDDLLGDAVSFDKLRELRQMCYQLLKLGMPARGNLQFPGSHPVSLNGDNLQLLRQRYYYATWKADGTRYLMLITWDGCYLIDRNFNFRRVDMRFPCKQTDKGMTDQIHNYTLLDGEMVIDTDSNTQKQERRYLIYDVMAINETSLVEMPFHVRWRMLNKEVIEPRNQEREVLSKSTNPYYRYDLEPFSVRRKDFWLLSTVDKLLKKFIPKLPHEADGLIFQGWDDPYVPRTHEGLLKWKYVHMNSVDFLFELGGHGHQLFLYERGRKKLLHGNRVVFNDASDPSSYSGKIIECSWDSERQLWIYMRIRTDKSTPNEFNTYRKVMRSIRDNITEEVLFKEIDEIINLPMYADRIKNDIRAHQNTVSARRK